One Sphingobacteruim zhuxiongii DNA window includes the following coding sequences:
- a CDS encoding RagB/SusD family nutrient uptake outer membrane protein yields MKILKITLYTFVATLLLQSCKDDGFLDRFPKDAFSEPTFFKTEDDLLLYANGFYDNLPAITNYSEDNNSDVMVPRSINDLLAGTYVIPNNGGGWATGDWQAIRQCNYFLTRYSQANTTNKEIYAGEVRFFRALFYWQKVERFGDVPLVIKDLDETSEELFGPRVNRNEVMDFVLEDLKFAVENLPAKGTQKAGRLNKDVARALLSRVGLWEGTFRKYHALGNHTAPLEASVQASLDLMAANSGYKLYTTGDPTKDYYNLFIQQDLSNNPENILNRAYILNISTQGYSRTATENNTGVSKSFVEQYLFTDGKPKDLTSFTYDESSPLKEHLNRDPRYAQTIATPNFIWQFNSSTSTPTGLPAIGTSRTSTGYWLIKGRSSDAAQYIANQSDIDAFIFRFGEVLLNFAEAKYELDGTISQTDLDRSINLLRARVGMPKLLTTVANDVNGVDYGYSIAPLLREIRRERQVELIGEGQRWKDILRWKAGKLIESAKSILGMKLDANLKAEYVNQGKDINAIETNADGYIIVYPSVSGGKRVWNNKNYYYPLPIDQITLAKYTQNPGW; encoded by the coding sequence ATGAAAATTTTAAAGATAACACTATATACATTTGTCGCAACGCTTTTATTGCAGAGCTGCAAAGACGATGGCTTTCTAGATCGCTTTCCGAAAGATGCATTCAGCGAACCCACGTTCTTCAAGACCGAAGACGACTTATTACTCTATGCGAATGGCTTCTACGATAACTTGCCTGCAATTACTAATTACAGTGAGGACAATAACTCAGATGTCATGGTCCCAAGAAGTATCAATGACCTTTTAGCGGGTACCTATGTTATTCCAAATAATGGCGGCGGATGGGCTACAGGCGACTGGCAAGCAATCCGCCAATGCAATTATTTTCTAACTCGTTATAGTCAAGCAAATACAACCAATAAAGAAATCTATGCTGGCGAAGTCCGCTTTTTTAGAGCCTTGTTTTATTGGCAAAAAGTAGAACGCTTTGGCGATGTTCCGCTAGTGATTAAAGATTTAGATGAAACTTCTGAAGAACTATTTGGACCGCGTGTCAATAGAAACGAGGTTATGGACTTCGTACTTGAAGACCTGAAGTTTGCCGTAGAAAACCTACCAGCAAAAGGAACACAAAAAGCGGGCAGACTCAATAAAGATGTCGCGCGTGCTTTGTTATCTCGCGTCGGACTATGGGAAGGTACATTTAGAAAATACCATGCCTTAGGGAATCATACAGCCCCATTAGAGGCATCCGTTCAGGCATCCCTTGATTTGATGGCTGCCAATAGCGGCTATAAACTCTATACGACAGGAGACCCAACAAAGGATTATTATAACTTATTTATTCAACAAGATCTAAGTAACAATCCGGAAAATATTTTGAACCGTGCATATATCTTGAATATCAGCACGCAAGGATATTCACGTACGGCAACAGAAAACAACACTGGCGTGAGCAAATCCTTCGTTGAGCAATATTTATTTACAGATGGTAAACCTAAAGACTTAACGTCCTTTACCTATGATGAGAGCTCGCCCTTAAAAGAGCATCTCAATAGAGATCCTCGATATGCTCAAACTATCGCAACACCTAATTTTATATGGCAATTTAATTCATCTACATCCACACCAACGGGATTGCCAGCGATCGGAACTTCTAGAACAAGTACGGGTTATTGGTTGATTAAAGGAAGATCAAGTGATGCTGCACAATATATTGCTAACCAATCTGATATAGATGCTTTTATCTTTAGGTTTGGAGAAGTGCTGTTGAATTTTGCCGAAGCTAAATATGAATTAGATGGGACGATTTCACAGACTGATTTAGATCGAAGTATTAATCTTTTAAGAGCGCGTGTCGGCATGCCTAAACTATTAACTACTGTCGCTAACGATGTCAATGGAGTAGACTACGGTTATAGCATCGCGCCGCTATTGCGCGAAATTAGAAGAGAGCGTCAAGTCGAACTAATTGGTGAGGGTCAACGCTGGAAAGATATACTACGTTGGAAAGCAGGTAAGTTAATTGAAAGCGCTAAATCTATTTTAGGAATGAAATTAGATGCAAACTTGAAAGCTGAATATGTTAACCAAGGAAAAGACATCAATGCTATTGAAACCAACGCCGACGGTTATATCATTGTCTATCCTAGCGTATCTGGTGGAAAACGCGTGTGGAATAATAAAAACTAT